From a region of the Notolabrus celidotus isolate fNotCel1 chromosome 14, fNotCel1.pri, whole genome shotgun sequence genome:
- the get1 gene encoding guided entry of tail-anchored proteins factor 1 isoform X2, producing the protein MAAGYAWFLVLGSVFLCNLMKTLLPTISSFLSKMMQKDAEQESEMRTEVQEMKKEQSSISMMDEFARYARLERKINKMTDKLKTHVKSRTAQQAKMKWIVNIVFYILQAALMISLIWKYYSDPVTVVPSKWIAPVERLVAFPTGVAGGVGITCWLVVCNKVISLGLHAVS; encoded by the exons aTGGCGGCCGGCTATGCGTGGTTCCTTGTTCTGGGATCGGTTTTCCTCTGCAATCTAATGAAAACACTTCTGCCGACTATATCATCATTC ttgtCAAAGATGATGCAAAAGGATGCTGAGCAGGAGAGTGAAATGAGGACAGAAGTCCAGGAGATGAAGAAGGAGCAGTCCTCAATTAGCATGATGGATGAGTTTGCAAGATATGCCAGACTGGAGcgcaaaatcaacaaaatgacCGATAAGCTGAAAACACACG TGAAATCAAGAACAGCACAACAAGCTAAAATGAAATGGATTGTGAACATTGTCTTCTATATACTGCAG GCTGCTCTGATGATCTCTTTGATATGGAAGTATTACTCTGATCCAGTTACTGTGGTCCCAAGTAAATGGATTGCCCCAGTGGAGCGCCTTGTGGCCTTTCCAACTGGAGTGGCAG GTGGAGTTGGAATAACATGCTGGTTGGTGGTTTGCAACAAAGTCATATCACTGGGTCTTCATGCTGTCAGCTAG
- the LOC117824935 gene encoding cytochrome b-c1 complex subunit 6-like isoform X2 yields MGKKKSTSEADAAAEPTRKSPRFQKTTAAPLPKKKKETPKSKKVVAPKVVEKEEEPQEDTVEAPTENGEADSKEVASEDEAPKKEEEAEETENGDNEENEENEEEEKAAE; encoded by the exons ATGGGAAAGAAAAAG TCTACAAGTGAGgcagatgcagcagcagag CCAACAAGAAAGTCTCCACGGTTCCAAAAAACTACTGCAGCCCCACtgccaaagaagaaaaag GAAACTCCCAAAAGCAAAAAGGTAGTAGCGCCCAAAGTAgtagaaaaggaagaagaaccTCAAGAAGACACAGTAGAGGCCCCTACAGAAAACGGGGAGGCCGACTCAAAGGAG GTTGCATCGGAAGATGAGGCCccaaagaaggaggaagaggctgAAGAGACTGAGAATGGAGATAACGAAGAGAATGAAgagaatgaagaggaggaaaaagcagCAGAGTAG
- the get1 gene encoding guided entry of tail-anchored proteins factor 1 isoform X1 yields the protein MAAGYAWFLVLGSVFLCNLMKTLLPTISSFLSKMMQKDAEQESEMRTEVQEMKKEQSSISMMDEFARYARLERKINKMTDKLKTHVKSRTAQQAKMKWIVNIVFYILQAALMISLIWKYYSDPVTVVPSKWIAPVERLVAFPTGVAGNESLRGGVGITCWLVVCNKVISLGLHAVS from the exons aTGGCGGCCGGCTATGCGTGGTTCCTTGTTCTGGGATCGGTTTTCCTCTGCAATCTAATGAAAACACTTCTGCCGACTATATCATCATTC ttgtCAAAGATGATGCAAAAGGATGCTGAGCAGGAGAGTGAAATGAGGACAGAAGTCCAGGAGATGAAGAAGGAGCAGTCCTCAATTAGCATGATGGATGAGTTTGCAAGATATGCCAGACTGGAGcgcaaaatcaacaaaatgacCGATAAGCTGAAAACACACG TGAAATCAAGAACAGCACAACAAGCTAAAATGAAATGGATTGTGAACATTGTCTTCTATATACTGCAG GCTGCTCTGATGATCTCTTTGATATGGAAGTATTACTCTGATCCAGTTACTGTGGTCCCAAGTAAATGGATTGCCCCAGTGGAGCGCCTTGTGGCCTTTCCAACTGGAGTGGCAGGTAATGAGTCTCTCCGCG GTGGAGTTGGAATAACATGCTGGTTGGTGGTTTGCAACAAAGTCATATCACTGGGTCTTCATGCTGTCAGCTAG
- the LOC117824935 gene encoding glutamic acid-rich protein-like isoform X1: MGKKKSTSEADAAAEPTRKSPRFQKTTAAPLPKKKKETPKSKKVVAPKVVEKEEEPQEDTVEAPTENGEADSKEQVASEDEAPKKEEEAEETENGDNEENEENEEEEKAAE, from the exons ATGGGAAAGAAAAAG TCTACAAGTGAGgcagatgcagcagcagag CCAACAAGAAAGTCTCCACGGTTCCAAAAAACTACTGCAGCCCCACtgccaaagaagaaaaag GAAACTCCCAAAAGCAAAAAGGTAGTAGCGCCCAAAGTAgtagaaaaggaagaagaaccTCAAGAAGACACAGTAGAGGCCCCTACAGAAAACGGGGAGGCCGACTCAAAGGAG CAGGTTGCATCGGAAGATGAGGCCccaaagaaggaggaagaggctgAAGAGACTGAGAATGGAGATAACGAAGAGAATGAAgagaatgaagaggaggaaaaagcagCAGAGTAG